In one Acidobacteriota bacterium genomic region, the following are encoded:
- a CDS encoding penicillin-binding transpeptidase domain-containing protein: protein MKKGLAVSSLVAQAIFLAILVLSFATAGFARSATSKSAAKRSQSKITEASSAQKKMRAKRHSRRTRRSANGRRHRRFYERFYMSSYAEGVAQGDQSAGEDQIVRAAAVDALGNMNGTVVAIDPTSGRVLAMVNQRLALSEGAQPCSTIKLVTSLAALDEGIVDKDTEVPLSRRSRMTLSHAIATSNNQYFEVLGRRLGFEKVAYYARQFGLGELAGYNIEGEHLGAYPEEEIPASQGGVGKMCSYGEGVSMTPLQLGAIVSAIANGGTLYYMQHPNSAEQVANFQPRIKRQLEITQLIPQLTEGMAGTVEYGTGRSVRYNFSEEQILGKTGTCSKDGTRFGWFASYANTQYGRIVTVVFLQGGRPTFGPKAAEIAGRLYRNLYDHSFFASAPAAPERTSESAVGAAH from the coding sequence ATGAAAAAAGGTCTCGCAGTCTCAAGTCTCGTAGCCCAGGCTATCTTCCTCGCCATCCTGGTGCTGTCGTTCGCGACGGCGGGTTTCGCTCGCTCAGCCACCTCGAAATCCGCGGCAAAGAGATCCCAAAGCAAGATCACCGAAGCGTCGAGCGCGCAGAAGAAGATGCGCGCGAAGCGCCACAGCCGCCGGACGCGGCGCTCCGCCAACGGACGCCGCCATCGCCGCTTCTACGAGCGCTTCTACATGAGCTCGTACGCGGAAGGCGTGGCGCAGGGCGATCAGTCCGCGGGTGAAGACCAGATCGTGCGCGCCGCGGCGGTGGACGCACTCGGCAACATGAACGGCACCGTGGTGGCCATCGATCCCACCAGCGGACGCGTGCTCGCGATGGTGAACCAGAGGCTGGCGCTCTCCGAGGGCGCGCAGCCATGCTCCACCATCAAGCTGGTGACGTCGCTGGCGGCGCTGGACGAAGGCATCGTCGACAAAGACACCGAAGTGCCACTCTCGCGACGCTCGCGGATGACACTCAGCCACGCCATCGCGACTTCTAACAACCAATACTTCGAAGTCCTGGGACGCCGCCTCGGCTTCGAGAAGGTCGCCTACTACGCCCGCCAGTTCGGTTTGGGCGAGCTGGCCGGCTACAACATCGAGGGCGAGCACCTGGGCGCGTATCCGGAAGAAGAGATCCCGGCGAGCCAAGGCGGCGTGGGCAAGATGTGCTCGTATGGCGAGGGCGTTTCGATGACGCCGCTACAGCTGGGCGCGATCGTCTCGGCCATCGCCAACGGCGGGACGCTCTATTACATGCAGCATCCCAACTCCGCCGAGCAGGTCGCCAACTTCCAGCCGCGCATCAAGCGGCAGCTCGAGATCACGCAGCTCATCCCGCAACTCACCGAAGGCATGGCGGGCACGGTGGAGTACGGCACCGGACGCAGCGTGCGCTACAACTTCAGCGAAGAGCAGATCCTGGGCAAGACGGGCACGTGCTCGAAAGACGGCACGCGCTTTGGCTGGTTCGCGTCGTATGCGAACACGCAATACGGACGCATCGTGACCGTCGTCTTCCTGCAGGGCGGGCGGCCGACCTTTGGGCCCAAGGCCGCGGAGATCGCCGGACGCCTCTATCGCAACCTCTACGACCACAGCTTCTTCGCCTCCGCTCCCGCGGCACCGGAACGGACGAGCGAGAGCGCGGTGGGCGCGGCGCACTAG
- the ftsZ gene encoding cell division protein FtsZ, producing MPDDKKSEVRIQFNEEARNAARIKVIGVGGGGSNAVNRMIDAKLEGVEFVVANTDLQALQMAKAPHKIQLGVKLTNGLGAGANPEVGRRAALEDSDQIIEALEGADMVFVTAGLGGGTGTGAAPIIASLASEMGALTVAVVTKPFAFEGKRRLQQAERGMQELIDSVDTLIIIPNEKLLAVAQNAGFFESFRVADDILRQAVQGISDIITIPGIINRDFADVKAIMAGMGPAVMGTATARGENRATLAAQAAIASPLLEAGAIDGARGILINITGSSSLKLSEVHEASTIIQSAAHEDANIIFGAVMDERMKDEVKITVIATGFKTENLHKKEKSVSAAANAIAQQRTAASYPSVSSSSSSASPTSSGHANQGYANQSQRPSIPVAPHPMNTPGREVTNLQNVKEAVKDVEHDDLDVPAFIRKRGESQ from the coding sequence ATGCCTGACGACAAGAAGAGCGAAGTCCGCATCCAGTTCAACGAAGAGGCGCGCAACGCCGCTCGCATCAAGGTGATCGGCGTGGGCGGCGGCGGTTCGAACGCGGTGAATCGCATGATCGACGCCAAACTCGAGGGCGTTGAGTTCGTGGTCGCCAACACCGACCTGCAGGCGCTGCAGATGGCGAAGGCGCCGCACAAGATACAGCTCGGCGTGAAGCTCACGAATGGGTTGGGCGCGGGCGCGAATCCGGAAGTGGGCCGGCGGGCGGCGCTCGAAGACTCCGACCAGATCATCGAGGCGCTCGAGGGCGCGGACATGGTGTTCGTCACCGCCGGACTCGGCGGCGGCACGGGCACGGGCGCGGCGCCCATCATCGCGTCGCTGGCAAGCGAGATGGGAGCGCTGACGGTGGCGGTAGTCACCAAGCCCTTCGCCTTCGAAGGCAAGCGCCGCTTGCAGCAGGCCGAGCGCGGCATGCAGGAGCTGATCGATTCGGTGGACACGCTGATCATCATCCCCAACGAAAAACTGCTTGCGGTGGCACAGAACGCGGGCTTCTTCGAATCGTTCCGCGTGGCCGACGACATCCTGCGGCAGGCGGTGCAGGGTATTTCCGACATCATCACCATCCCCGGCATCATCAACCGCGATTTCGCCGACGTGAAAGCCATCATGGCGGGAATGGGCCCGGCGGTGATGGGCACGGCGACGGCGCGCGGGGAGAACCGCGCCACGCTGGCGGCGCAGGCAGCGATCGCGTCGCCGCTGCTCGAAGCGGGCGCGATCGACGGGGCGCGCGGCATCCTCATCAACATCACCGGCTCGAGTTCGCTGAAGCTCAGCGAGGTGCACGAAGCTTCGACCATCATCCAGAGCGCGGCGCACGAGGACGCCAACATCATCTTCGGCGCGGTGATGGACGAGAGGATGAAGGACGAAGTGAAGATCACGGTGATCGCCACCGGCTTCAAGACCGAGAACCTGCACAAGAAAGAGAAATCGGTGTCGGCGGCGGCCAACGCCATCGCGCAGCAGCGGACGGCAGCGTCGTATCCCTCGGTGTCTTCATCTTCATCGTCGGCGTCTCCGACCTCGTCTGGTCACGCGAACCAGGGTTATGCGAACCAGTCGCAGCGACCTTCGATCCCGGTGGCGCCGCATCCCATGAACACGCCGGGCCGCGAGGTCACCAACCTGCAGAACGTGAAGGAAGCGGTGAAAGACGTGGAGCACGACGATCTCGACGTGCCCGCGTTCATCCGCAAGCGCGGGGAATCGCAGTAG
- the ftsA gene encoding cell division protein FtsA, whose protein sequence is MGKEQSNLLTAIDVGSAKVCAIVAEITETGVRYRGHGLAESRGTRKGVIVDLDKTVVSIQRAVEQAENLAGAAVESAVIGVAGPHVRGVNSRGGIAIGSRSREIAREDVRAAVERARNVSLPPDREVLHLLPQEFILDDHNGIRDPAGMVGTKLEVQVHLATAASTATQNVVTAVNRAGIHVDDTVYEPLAAADAVLKADERELGVCLCDVGAGSTDLIVFFEGAVAHTGVVPIGGDHFTNDVAVGLRTPLAEAEKIKKLFGNAMVTRVPEGNEIEVPAVGDRQSRLMPQRLLAEILEPRAYELFEMLRDHLRQAGVFELCGAGTVLTGGAARLPSMAEVSENVLRKPARVGRPSPISKMPAALAEPEFTTAVGLVFYGHRTRLARGPQEAGLGAKLKALFARKSG, encoded by the coding sequence ATGGGAAAAGAGCAGTCGAACCTACTCACCGCGATTGACGTAGGCAGCGCGAAGGTCTGCGCCATCGTGGCGGAGATCACGGAGACGGGTGTCCGCTATCGCGGCCACGGCCTCGCCGAATCGCGCGGCACGCGTAAGGGCGTGATCGTAGACCTCGACAAGACGGTCGTCTCGATCCAGCGTGCGGTGGAGCAGGCGGAGAACCTGGCGGGCGCGGCGGTGGAGAGCGCGGTGATCGGCGTGGCCGGGCCGCACGTGCGCGGCGTGAATAGCCGCGGCGGCATCGCCATCGGCTCGCGCTCGCGTGAGATCGCGCGCGAAGACGTGCGCGCCGCGGTGGAGCGCGCGCGCAACGTCTCGCTGCCGCCGGACAGGGAAGTGCTGCACTTGCTGCCGCAGGAGTTCATCCTCGACGACCACAACGGCATCCGCGATCCCGCCGGCATGGTGGGCACGAAGCTCGAAGTGCAGGTGCATCTCGCGACCGCGGCTTCCACCGCCACGCAGAACGTGGTGACAGCGGTGAACCGTGCCGGCATCCACGTGGACGACACCGTCTACGAGCCGCTCGCCGCCGCCGACGCGGTGCTCAAGGCCGATGAACGCGAGCTCGGCGTCTGTTTGTGCGATGTGGGCGCGGGCTCCACCGACCTCATCGTCTTCTTCGAGGGTGCGGTGGCGCATACCGGGGTGGTGCCGATCGGCGGCGACCACTTCACCAACGATGTTGCCGTGGGACTGCGAACCCCGCTCGCCGAAGCGGAGAAGATCAAGAAACTTTTCGGCAACGCCATGGTGACGCGCGTTCCCGAAGGCAATGAGATCGAGGTGCCGGCGGTGGGCGACCGGCAGTCGCGGCTGATGCCGCAGCGGCTGCTGGCGGAGATACTCGAACCACGGGCTTACGAGCTGTTCGAGATGCTGCGTGACCATCTGCGGCAGGCGGGCGTGTTCGAGCTGTGCGGCGCGGGCACGGTGTTGACCGGCGGCGCGGCGCGGCTGCCTTCGATGGCGGAGGTGTCGGAGAACGTGCTGCGCAAGCCCGCGCGCGTGGGAAGACCATCTCCCATCTCAAAGATGCCGGCCGCGCTAGCCGAGCCCGAGTTCACCACCGCGGTAGGGCTGGTCTTTTACGGACATCGGACGCGGCTGGCCCGCGGTCCGCAGGAAGCAGGGCTAGGCGCGAAGCTGAAGGCGCTGTTCGCGCGCAAGTCGGGCTGA